Proteins encoded by one window of Cannabis sativa cultivar Pink pepper isolate KNU-18-1 chromosome 4, ASM2916894v1, whole genome shotgun sequence:
- the LOC115715025 gene encoding protein CURVATURE THYLAKOID 1D, chloroplastic produces MELCTAHSMLNTNLHNPRPLLFHNPNHLLHSKPSLRPPSLAPLTGALLPSRLIFVSKSFPRETSEEVSSGANQSFGEKRDDVISLEDKPSVERKVDDDDDEIASKVPEEQFSDGPTPIFEFLDNFNIESEDTSSVLLFGGSALLTLWLASAVVGAIDSIPVLPKLLEIIGLGYTVWFTSRYLIFKKRREELVAKIEELKEEVLGSK; encoded by the exons ATGGAGCTTTGTACGGCTCACTCCATGCTTAACACTAATCTTCATAACCCCCGCCCACTTCTCTTTCATAACCCTAATCACCTCCTACATTCCAAGCCTTCTCTCCGGCCACCCTCGCTTGCTCCCCTCACCGGTGCTCTACTCCCATCTC GATTGATCTTTGTTTCGAAGTCATTTCCAAGAGAAACATCAGAAGAAGTATCTAGTGGAGCCAATCAGAGTTTTGGCGAAAAGCGTGATGATGTGATTAGTTTGGAAGATAAACCATCAGTAGAAAGGAAAgtcgatgatgatgatgatgaaattGCATCAAAAGTTCCAGAAGAACAGTTTTCTGATGGGCCAACGCCAATTTTTGAGTTCCTGGATAATTTTAAT ATTGAATCTGAAGACACATCCTCTGTCCTACTTTTCGGTGGCAGTGCCTTGCTGACTCTCTGGTTAGCATCTGCTGTTGTCGGTGCAATTGATTCTATCCCCGTG TTGCccaaattgttggaaattattggtCTTGGCTATACAGTTTGGTTCACTTCACGCTATCTGATATTCAag AAAAGAAGAGAGGAGTTAGTTGCCAAGATTGAAGAGCTGAAGGAGGAAGTTCTTGGATCAAAATGA
- the LOC115714369 gene encoding uncharacterized protein LOC115714369: MVLNNGLESNAFRWSEKISGIKQRNVPISATFVNSRDEGTGFGLSSSSKFGTGYFPSSGLGQILKTKPMKGNENGSGSDMEISYGSQNKVHDDLVKRPGVSKEDELSDSDTPSAPPLVGSRLEINQYANSTCSVGTKSIPLAEATNGRVTHNSSVRTPAGLEANGSAHSLLPRLPAFQPRLLISEHGSWYAVVSYEACVRLCLHAWALSGSSEVHCFLENECALLRDAFSLRHVFLQSEDELMERQGSAELVSQGAAQKSKKTIGKIKLQVRKVKIGSDPLPSCGTLPIINSSVLEKESLQRQYTHLKSNISSSWKSIQNVRLAPKVPTNGSFSHWSLAYAKAVSRYMKQVSEVLKVGTTDLCRGPLPYEQVIQETYSFLSKLKSSSDEDVVRMRPGSGEEHVFFPDGLGDYLLVDVQDSKGRLYGRAQVQVAAIADHPDEKLRWLPIFSDPDHNTVGRVQLHINYTSSSEHPKCGSVAETMAYDYLLEVALKLQQFSQKKLILKGPWKWLVTEFSSYYGVSDVYTKLRYLSYIMDVATPTEYCLNLVHELLSHVLINGNNSNTLSHQEKRILGDVEDQTKGILALVFENYKSLDESSTSGMMDIFRQANGLVAPALAPAVKLYTLMHDILSPEAQLKFCRYFQAATQKRLRRHLTETDEFVMSNNEGTPVDISISYEKMKSLILNVRNEIFTDVEIHNQHVLPSFIELPNISSSIYCVELSSRLRAFLVARPPPGPSRPVSQLVIAAADLQRDLPLWNVNPVNGGVDAKELFHSYITHWIQDKRVDLLEFCKPDKVKSCSVRSQLSTSPFIDEMFNCLEGTINEYQIILCRWPEYISLLEKAIADVEKATFEAVEKQFNDVLAPLKDNLTNKILGHKYVQKLSKGAINIYLVPDELGVLLNSMRRLLDLRCPKIETLLKSWSSCFPDDGQSVIGEHLNDVKVMLRAKFRNYRQAIVEKLAENTRVQNLTKLKNIIRDSKEEADVQNRMQPLKDLLMKTLHHLDTVVEPPVFIQICREFWERMGQDILHILEDGGEKRSWYKGLRVAVSIMDDIFVSEMQNLRGNSLHGKELELPASIREIHSMLRKDAL; encoded by the exons ATGGTTCTTAATAATGGGTTGGAGTCCAATGCCTTTAGATGGTCTGAAAAG ATCAGTGGAATCAAGCAAAGAAATGTACCCATATCAGCTACGTTTGTCAACTCAAGGGATGAAGGAACAGGCTTTGGATTGTCTTCTTCATCCAAATTTGGAACTGGGTATTTTCCTTCATCTGGTTTGGGTCAGATTCTTAAGACAAAGCCAATGAAGGGAAATGAAAATGGTTCGGGTTCGGACATGGAAATCTCCTACGGATCACAGAATAAAGTTCATGATGATTTAGTTAAGCGGCCGGGTGTGAGTAAGGAAGATGAATTGTCAGACTCTGATACTCCTAGTGCTCCTCCATTAGTTGGTTCTCGTCTAGAGATCAATCAATATGCAAATTCCACTTGTTCTGTAGGCACAAAAAGCATTCCTTTAGCAGAAGCTACTAATGGCAGAGTAACCCATAACTCATCAGTTAG GACTCCTGCTGGTTTGGAAGCTAATGGATCTGCACATTCCTTACTTCCTCGTCTCCCAGCATTTCAACCGAGGCTGCTGATCAg TGAGCATGGTAGTTGGTATGCTGTGGTTTCCTATGAAGCTTGTGTTCGCCTTTGTCTTCATGCTTGGGCTCTAAGCGGTTCTAGTGAAGTGCACTGTTTCCTTGAGAATGAATGTGCATTACTGCGAGATGCCTTCAG TCTACGGCATGTTTTTCTCCAATCAGAGGACGAGTTAATGGAACGACAGGGATCTGCAGAGCTAGTTAGTCAAGGAGCTGCTCAAAAATCCAAGAAGACAATTGGAAAGATAAAATTGCAAG TGCGTAAAGTGAAAATTGGTTCCGACCCACTTCCTTCATGCGGCACCTTACCAATCATAAACTCTTCAGTGCTTGAGAAAGAATCACTTCAAAGACAAtatactcatttgaaatcaaatATATCTTCTAGTTGGAAGTCTATACAGAATGTTCGTCTAGCTCCTAAGGTCCCTACAAATGGCTCCTTTTCTCACTGGAGTTTGGCTTATGCGAAAGCTGTCAGTAGGTACATGAAGCAGGTCTCTGAGGTACTAAAAGTAGGAACAACAGATTTATGCAGAGGCCCCTTACCGTATGAACAAGTGATTCAAG AAACGTACTCTTTCTTGTCAAAATTAAAGAGCTCATCTGATGAGGATGTAGTTCGTATGCGACCAGGATCTGGTGAAGAACATGTGTT CTTTCCAGATGGTCTTGGTGATTATTTGCTTGTTGATGTACAAGATTCTAAGGGGCGTCTTTATGGTCGAGCTCAAGTTCAAGTAGCTGCCATAGCTGATCATcca GATGAGAAGCTGCGGTGGTTGCCAATATTCAGTGATCCAGACCATAATACAGTTGGCAGAGTACAATTGCACATAAACTATACAAGTTCAAGCGAACATCCTAAg TGTGGCTCTGTTGCAGAAACTATGGCATATGATTATCTACTAGAAGTTGCTTTGAAACTTCAGCAATTTAGCCAGAAAAAATTGATACTAAAAGGCCCCTGGAAGTGGCTTGTGACAGAATTTTCTTCATACTATGGAGTGTCAGATGTGTATACCAAATTAAG ATATCTTTCCTATATAATGGATGTAGCTACACCCACAGAGTATTGTCTGAACTTGGTACATGAGTTGCTATCTCATGTATTGATCAATGGAAACAACAGCAATACTTTGAGTCATCAAGAG AAACGAATCCTAGGAGATGTAGAAGATCAAACTAAAGGCATACTTGCTTTGGTTTTTGAAAACTACAAGTCGCTTGATGAGTCTTCAACCTCTGGAATGATGGACATTTTTAGGCAGGCTAATGGGTTGGTGGCGCCTGCATTGGCACCTGCTGTTAAGCTTTACACTCTTATGCATGATATTTTGAGTCCCGAGGCACAGTTGAAATTCTGCAGATATTTTCAG GCTGCTACACAGAAGAGGTTAAGAAGGCACTTGACCGAAACAGATGAGTTTGTGATGAGCAACAATGAGGGAACACCGGTTGATATCTCAATATCTTATGAGAAAATGAAGTCTCTGATTTTGAATGTCAGAAATGAAATTTTTACAGACGTGGAAATTCACAATCAGCACGTGCTTCCAAG TTTCATAGAGCTTCCAAatatttcttcttcaatatattGCGTGGAACTCTCCAGTAGATTGCGTGCATTCCTCGTTGCACGCCCTCCTCCTGGACCGTCCCGTCCTGTTTCTCAACTTGTTATTGCAGCTGCAGACCTTCAAAGGGATCTTCCCCTCTGGAATGTCAA TCCTGTTAATGGTGGAGTTGATGCCAAAGAGTTATTCCACTCTTATATTACCCACTGGATTCAAGACAAACGAGTTGATTTGCTTGAGTTTTGCAAACCAGATAAG GTGAAATCATGCAGTGTTCGGTCACAGCTTTCAACATCTCCATTTATTGATGAGATGTTCAATTGCTTAGAGGGGACGATCAATGAATACCAAATCATTCTTTGCCGCTGGCCAGAATATATTTCTCTCTTGGAGAAA GCCATTGCAGATGTTGAGAAAGCAACTTTTGAAGCCGTAGAGAAGCAGTTTAATGATGTTCTGGCACCACTGAAGGATAATTTGACTAACAAGATATTGGGACACAAATATGTCCAGAAACTATCAAAGGGAGCAATTAACATCTATTTGGTCCCAGATGAG CTGGGAGTTCTTTTAAATTCAATGAGAAGATTGTTGGATTTGAGATGCCCAAAAATAGAAACCTTGTTGAAGTCTTGGAGTTCTTGCTTTCCTGACGATGGACAATCAGTCATAGGAGAACATCTGAACGATGTAAAAGTTATGCTGAGAGCCAAATTTAGAAATTACAGGCAGGCAATTGTAGAGAAACTGGCAGAGAAC ACAAGAGTGCAAAATTTAACAAAGTTGAAGAACATAATTCGAGACTCGAAAGAAGAAGCAGATGTGCAAAATCGAATGCAACCATTAAAAGATCTACTGATGAAGACTCTTCATCACCTTGATACTGTTGTTGAACCTCCCGTGTTCATACAAATCTGCCGTGAATTCTGGGAACGAATGGGACAG GATATTCTGCATATTTTGGAAGATGGGGGAGAGAAGAGGTCCTGGTACAAAGGGCTACGAGTTGCAGTATCT ATTATGGATGACATATTCGTATCAGAAATGCAGAACTTGCGCGGGAATTCTCTGCACGGGAAAGAACTGGAGCTACCGGCATCCATAAGAGAAATCCATTCCATGCTCCGCAAGGATGCTTTGTAA